In Drosophila bipectinata strain 14024-0381.07 chromosome 2R, DbipHiC1v2, whole genome shotgun sequence, one genomic interval encodes:
- the LOC108132086 gene encoding uncharacterized protein produces the protein MWLPRCKPLSGSIYCYNTNCISNSNSNYNCLQLSTTIAQHILRWPVILPLAFLMNDSRCKSSYRASKPTASFDNSQNNNPRTYNNSGKSDKVFLHYTPRDPRLRILNKTATLNKPLNRTLSELNITEDLCNYGELIGGGSAQIVKSVQVKS, from the coding sequence ATGTGGCTGCCAAGGTGTAAACCCCTCTCCGGCAGCATCTACTGCTACAACACCAACTGCattagcaacagcaacagcaactacAACTGCCTCCAGTTGTCAACGACCATCGCTCAACATATTCTCCGTTGGCCTGTGATACTCCCCCTAGCGTTCTTAATGAATGACTCTCGGTGCAAGTCATCCTACCGTGCCAGCAAACCGACCGCCTCGTTCGACAACAGCCAGAACAACAATCCCCGTACTTACAACAACAGCGGCAAGTCCGACAAGGTGTTCCTGCACTACACGCCCCGCGACCCCCGCCTAAGAATTCTCAACAAGACCGCCACGCTGAATAAACCCTTGAATCGCACTCTGAGCGAGCTAAATATAACTGAAGATCTGTGCAATTATGGTGAATTAATTGGCGGCGGCAGTGCTCAAATTGTGAAAAGTGTGCAAGTGAAATCCTAA